A window from Theobroma cacao cultivar B97-61/B2 chromosome 3, Criollo_cocoa_genome_V2, whole genome shotgun sequence encodes these proteins:
- the LOC18606533 gene encoding UDP-N-acetylmuramoyl-L-alanyl-D-glutamate--2,6-diaminopimelate ligase, protein MAFRLLSLPTFLSPQRNYVSLKTHHHHRHRHFPFKPLRLPAIGPDGKYYPSPDDDDPPEAPEDSMHGVDKFQQIHRQAARARKLQEEDFNKHKSNYLSAIADVDEDVLNKEKTGNDDGDDLFGEIDKAIAMKRQELVEQGLLQPAPKKEEAFDDELGPDEVVDLEEIDKLQALNVVSDLDDGENEDSDEEDSSKFDVRISDSEGKKGEKDKVNLLDSSFDLDLDSFGKSKVRIVEPKFKMSLAELLDESKVVPVSVYGDLEVEITGIQHDSRVVSAGDLFVCCVGRRTDGHLYLSEADKRGAVAVVASKEIDIEDTLGCKALVIVEDTNSVLPVLAASFYRYPSKNMVVIGITGTNGKTTTSYLIKGMYEAMGLRTGMLSSVAYYIHGDNKLESQNTTPDAVLVQNLMAKMLHNGTEAVVMEASSHGLALGRCNEVDFDIAVFTNLTRDHLDFHGTEEEYRDAKAKLFARMVDPERHRKVVNIDDAQAPFFIAQGSPKVPVVTFAMENKNADVHPLKFELSLFETQVLVNTPHGILEISSGLLGRHNIYNILAAVAVGIAVGAPLEDIVRGIEEVDAVPGRCELIDEEQAFGVIVDYAHTPDALSRLLDSVRELAPKRIITVIGCPGESDRGKRPMMAKISTDKSEVTILTSDNPKSEDPLDILDDMLAGVGWTMQEYLKYGENDYYPPLPNGHRLFLHDIRQVAVRCAVAMGEEGDMVVIAGKGHETYQIEGDKKEFFDDREECREALQYVDELHQAGIDTSEFPWRLPESH, encoded by the exons atGGCTTTCAGGCTCCTCTCTCTCCCCACCTTTCTTTCTCCTCAACGCAACTATGTCTCTCTTAAAACACACCACCACCATCGCCATCGTCATTTCCCTTTCAAGCCTCTTCGCCTTCCCGCCATCGGCCCCGACGGAAAGTATTATCCTAGCCCCGACGACGATGACCCGCCCGAAGCCCCCGAAGACTCTATGCACGGGGTAGACAAGTTCCAGCAAATCCACCGCCAAGCCGCCCGGGCTCGCAAACTCCAGGAAGAAGATTTCAACAAGCACAAGTCAAATTACCTTTCTGCCATTGCTGACGTGGACGAAGACGTattgaacaaagagaaaacgGGAAACGATGATGGGGACGATTTGTTCGGTGAGATTGATAAAGCCATTGCAATGAAACGGCAAGAGTTAGTTGAGCAAGGTTTGCTGCAACCAGCTCCGAAAAAAGAGGAAGCCTTTGATGATGAGCTGGGACCTGATGAAGTTGTTGACTTGGAAGAAATTGATAAATTACAAGCTTTGAATGTTGTTTCTGATTTGGATGatggagaaaatgaagattCAGATGAAGAAGATTCTTCCAAATTCGATGTCCGTATAAGTGATTCTGAAGgtaaaaaaggagaaaaagataaaGTTAATTTGTTGGATTCTTCTTTTGATTTAGATTTAGATAGTTTTGGAAAGAGTAAAGTTAGAATTGTGGAAcctaagtttaaaatgagtttaGCTGAGCTTTTAGATGAAAGTAAAGTGGTGCCCGTTTCGGTTTATGGGGATTTAGAGGTTGAGATAACAGGGATACAGCATGATTCAAGGGTGGTTAGTGCTGGGGATTTGTTCGTTTGTTGTGTTGGGAGGAGAACTGATGGACATTTGTATTTGAGTGAAGCTGATAAAAGAGGAGCTGTTGCCGTTGTAGCAAGTAAAGAGATTGATATTGAGGATACCTTGGGATGCAAGGCATTGGTCATTGTTGAGGATACTAATTCGGTTTTGCCTGTGTTAGCAGCATCTTTTTATAGGTACCCTTCAAAGAATATGGTAGTTATTGGGATCACTGGGACTAATGGTAAAACAACCACGTCTTATTTGATAAAAGGGATGTATGAGGCAATGGGTTTGAGGACTGGAATGCTAAGCTCGGTTGCTTATTATATACATGGTGATAATAAGTTGGAATCCCAAAATACGACCCCAGATGCTGTTTTGGTTCAGAATTTGATGGCTAAGATGTTGCATAATGGAACAGAGGCGGTTGTTATGGAGGCATCTTCTCATGGACTGGCTTTAGGGAGGTGTAATGAGGTTGATTTTGATATTGCGGTGTTTACTAATTTGACTAGGGATCATTTGGATTTTCATGGGACTGAGGAGGAGTATAGGGATGCTAAAGCAAAGTTGTTTGCAAGGATGGTCGATCCTGAGAGGCATAGGAAAGTTGTTAACATTGATGATGCGCAGGCACCTTTTTTTATTGCGCAAGGGAGCCCCAAAGTTCCTGTGGTGACCTTTGCAATGGAGAATAAGAATGCAGATGTTCATCCCCTGAAGTTTGAGCTGTCTTTATTTGAGACGCAGGTCTTGGTTAATACACCACATGGGATATTGGAGATTTCTTCAGGTTTGCTTGGAAGGCATAATATCTATAATATTCTTGCAGCTGTGGCTGTTGGGATTGCAGTTGGGGCACCCTTGGAGGACATTGTAAGAGGGATCGAAGAGGTTGATGCTGTTCCAGGTAGGTGTGAGTTAATAGATGAGGAGCAGGCGTTTGGAGTAATCGTGGACTATGCTCACACTCCTGATGCCCTTTCTAGGCTGCTTGATTCTGTAAGGGAGCTTGCACCAAAGAGGATTATTACTG TTATTGGTTGTCCTGGGGAGAGTGACCGGGGGAAAAGACCAATGATGGCAAAAATATCAACTGATAAAAGTGAAGTGACGATTCTGACATCTGATAATCCAAAGAGTGAAGATCCAT TGGACATCTTGGATGACATGTTAGCTGGCGTGGGGTGGACAATGCAGGAATATTTGAAATATGGAGAGAATGATTACTATCCACCTCTCCCAAATGGTCATCGACTTTTTCTGCATGATATTAGGCAGGTAGCTGTACGTTGTGCTGTTGCCATGGGTGAAGAAGGCGATATGGTT GTGATTGCTGGCAAAGGCCATGAAACATATCAGATTGAAGGTGACAAAAAAGAGTTCTTTGATGACCGTGAGGAATGCCGGGAAGCATTGCAATACGTTGATGAACTCCACCAAGCAGGAATTGATACCAGTGAATTCCCATGGCG GTTGCCAGAGAGTCATTAA
- the LOC18606534 gene encoding uncharacterized protein LOC18606534 isoform X1 → MVLSFCKGQVQVMAPAEMGELEFQRRWEYRRRDNDFDSSCDDSKSSSEPLRRRHKLVSSLISVGDHRTSGLKQKDNDNPGTGDQINVGKAKTRKARNISNNLQNSKRKRGSPKEFDLQKGDTRAHDPVPLDDVKNFMESLLEDLKVTRENLLKWLMEEMQKLVADDTTPEPKRRKRGHRGKKVQLQPTKKSKKVQDQHEKTAKESMQVQHPNNFEESIQVQHHNNFQETVLAQQQNNFQVNVMQLQEEENINWQHQNDFKYGMRSQNCNNRSLVRLPKSSNAADSTDCFNALGDGVDSGQVTKVITSSKKNKGDSLSISAKLNLQTSCADQDVQLQSHKSVVLAIEAQKRKGGSLERSLKSKKTVDCSSHYQVPEDQGGHGQAMRTAVATEKTNGEMLGSSVVQNFLSSPSGQAPSSMYLTLPTVLTEPIVAPIVANHGLDASLCDYILPRVAEKKRGVNSERMNQILEASCTQGSFPVVHPEERIQSFAPMGSRNTGCVNQNSTPTSGIGNGYPVPLHQGIDVGLSIPRQAHAGYLSQDNDKTLALRMNGGAIRFPGGTYNLSEHPAANNCHFHSTYQSDSGLTLCQLQNIKDGHLFPK, encoded by the coding sequence ATGGTCCTAAGTTTTTGCAAAGGTCAGGTTCAAGTGATGGCCCCAGCAGAAATGGGAGAACTTGAATTTCAGCGACGTTGGGAGTACAGGAGGAGAGACAATGACTTTGATTCTTCATGCGATGATTCAAAATCAAGTAGCGAGCCACTTCGCAGAAGGCATAAGCTGGTATCAAGCTTGATCTCCGTAGGTGATCATCGAACTAGTGGACTTAAGCAGAAGGACAACGACAATCCTGGAACAGGGGATCAAATCAATGTTGGGAAAGCAAAGACACGGAAAGCCAGGAATATAAGCAACAATTTGCAGAACAGTAAAAGGAAGAGGGGTTCTCCGAAAGAATTTGATTTACAGAAGGGTGATACAAGGGCTCATGATCCTGTTCCTTTGGATGATGTTAAGAACTTCATGGAGTCTTTATTAGAGGATCTTAAAGTTACTAGAGAGAACTTATTGAAATGGTTGATGGAGGAAATGCAAAAGTTGGTGGCAGATGATACTACTCCAGAGCCAAAAAGGAGAAAACGTGGTCATAGAGGGAAAAAGGTCCAGTTGCAGCCAACAAAAAAATCTAAGAAAGTTCAAGATCAACATGAAAAAACCGCCAAGGAGAGCATGCAAGTCCAGCATCCAAATAACTTCGAGGAAAGTATCCAAGTCCAACACCATAATAACTTTCAGGAAACAGTCCTTGCACAACAGCAAAACAACTTTCAGGTGAATGTGATGCAGCTTCAAGAGGAGGAGAATATTAACTGGCAGCATCAGAATGACTTCAAATATGGCATGAGATCTCAGAACTGCAATAATAGATCTTTAGTAAGACTTCCTAAAAGTAGTAATGCTGCTGATTCTACTGATTGCTTCAATGCATTAGGAGATGGAGTTGACTCTGGACAGGTAACTAAGGTCATTACTTCatcaaagaagaacaaaggagaTAGCTTGTCAATATCTGCAAAGTTAAATCTTCAAACAAGTTGTGCTGACCAAGATGTTCAATTGCAGAGTCATAAGAGCGTTGTGTTGGCAATAGAAGCTCAAAAGAGGAAGGGTGGATCTTTGGAGAGGAGTCTGAAAAGCAAGAAGACTGTTGATTGCAGCAGTCACTATCAAGTACCTGAAGATCAAGGTGGTCATGGCCAAGCCATGAGAACTGCAGTAGCCACTGAAAAGACCAACGGGGAAATGTTGGGATCATCTGttgttcaaaattttctatctAGTCCCTCAGGTCAGGCACCTTCTTCAATGTATTTAACGTTACCCACTGTCCTAACTGAGCCCATTGTCGCTCCCATTGTTGCTAATCACGGGCTTGATGCTTCATTATGCGACTATATTCTACCAAGAGTTGCTGAGAAGAAAAGAGGTGTGAACTCAGAAAGAATGAATCAAATTCTGGAAGCAAGTTGTACTCAAGGATCATTTCCAGTTGTACATCCAGAAGAAAGAATTCAAAGCTTTGCACCAATGGGATCCAGAAACACGGGTTGCGTTAATCAGAACAGCACCCCAACTTCAGGTATTGGGAATGGATATCCTGTCCCACTTCACCAGGGTATAGATGTTGGTTTAAGCATTCCAAGACAAGCTCATGCAGGATATCTTTCACAGGACAATGACAAAACACTGGCTTTGAGGATGAATGGAGGAGCAATCAGATTTCCTGGGGGAACCTATAATCTGTCAGAACACCCTGCTGCCAACAATTGTCATTTCCATTCAACTTATCAATCCGACAGTGGACTTACGTTGTGTCAACTCCAAAACATTAAAGATGGTCATCTTTTCCCGAAGTAG
- the LOC18606534 gene encoding uncharacterized protein LOC18606534 isoform X2, with translation MVLSFCKGQVQVMAPAEMGELEFQRRWEYRRRDNDFDSSCDDSKSSSEPLRRRHKLVSSLISVGDHRTSGLKQKDNDNPGTGDQINVGKAKTRKARNISNNLQNSKRKRGSPKEFDLQKGDTRAHDPVPLDDVKNFMESLLEDLKVTRENLLKWLMEEMQKLVADDTTPEPKRRKRGHRGKKVQLQPTKKSKKVQDQHEKTAKESMQVQHPNNFEESIQVQHHNNFQETVLAQQQNNFQVNVMQLQEEENINWQHQNDFKYGMRSQNCNNRSLVRLPKSSNAADSTDCFNALGDGVDSGQSHKSVVLAIEAQKRKGGSLERSLKSKKTVDCSSHYQVPEDQGGHGQAMRTAVATEKTNGEMLGSSVVQNFLSSPSGQAPSSMYLTLPTVLTEPIVAPIVANHGLDASLCDYILPRVAEKKRGVNSERMNQILEASCTQGSFPVVHPEERIQSFAPMGSRNTGCVNQNSTPTSGIGNGYPVPLHQGIDVGLSIPRQAHAGYLSQDNDKTLALRMNGGAIRFPGGTYNLSEHPAANNCHFHSTYQSDSGLTLCQLQNIKDGHLFPK, from the exons ATGGTCCTAAGTTTTTGCAAAGGTCAGGTTCAAGTGATGGCCCCAGCAGAAATGGGAGAACTTGAATTTCAGCGACGTTGGGAGTACAGGAGGAGAGACAATGACTTTGATTCTTCATGCGATGATTCAAAATCAAGTAGCGAGCCACTTCGCAGAAGGCATAAGCTGGTATCAAGCTTGATCTCCGTAGGTGATCATCGAACTAGTGGACTTAAGCAGAAGGACAACGACAATCCTGGAACAGGGGATCAAATCAATGTTGGGAAAGCAAAGACACGGAAAGCCAGGAATATAAGCAACAATTTGCAGAACAGTAAAAGGAAGAGGGGTTCTCCGAAAGAATTTGATTTACAGAAGGGTGATACAAGGGCTCATGATCCTGTTCCTTTGGATGATGTTAAGAACTTCATGGAGTCTTTATTAGAGGATCTTAAAGTTACTAGAGAGAACTTATTGAAATGGTTGATGGAGGAAATGCAAAAGTTGGTGGCAGATGATACTACTCCAGAGCCAAAAAGGAGAAAACGTGGTCATAGAGGGAAAAAGGTCCAGTTGCAGCCAACAAAAAAATCTAAGAAAGTTCAAGATCAACATGAAAAAACCGCCAAGGAGAGCATGCAAGTCCAGCATCCAAATAACTTCGAGGAAAGTATCCAAGTCCAACACCATAATAACTTTCAGGAAACAGTCCTTGCACAACAGCAAAACAACTTTCAGGTGAATGTGATGCAGCTTCAAGAGGAGGAGAATATTAACTGGCAGCATCAGAATGACTTCAAATATGGCATGAGATCTCAGAACTGCAATAATAGATCTTTAGTAAGACTTCCTAAAAGTAGTAATGCTGCTGATTCTACTGATTGCTTCAATGCATTAGGAGATGGAGTTGACTCTGGACAG AGTCATAAGAGCGTTGTGTTGGCAATAGAAGCTCAAAAGAGGAAGGGTGGATCTTTGGAGAGGAGTCTGAAAAGCAAGAAGACTGTTGATTGCAGCAGTCACTATCAAGTACCTGAAGATCAAGGTGGTCATGGCCAAGCCATGAGAACTGCAGTAGCCACTGAAAAGACCAACGGGGAAATGTTGGGATCATCTGttgttcaaaattttctatctAGTCCCTCAGGTCAGGCACCTTCTTCAATGTATTTAACGTTACCCACTGTCCTAACTGAGCCCATTGTCGCTCCCATTGTTGCTAATCACGGGCTTGATGCTTCATTATGCGACTATATTCTACCAAGAGTTGCTGAGAAGAAAAGAGGTGTGAACTCAGAAAGAATGAATCAAATTCTGGAAGCAAGTTGTACTCAAGGATCATTTCCAGTTGTACATCCAGAAGAAAGAATTCAAAGCTTTGCACCAATGGGATCCAGAAACACGGGTTGCGTTAATCAGAACAGCACCCCAACTTCAGGTATTGGGAATGGATATCCTGTCCCACTTCACCAGGGTATAGATGTTGGTTTAAGCATTCCAAGACAAGCTCATGCAGGATATCTTTCACAGGACAATGACAAAACACTGGCTTTGAGGATGAATGGAGGAGCAATCAGATTTCCTGGGGGAACCTATAATCTGTCAGAACACCCTGCTGCCAACAATTGTCATTTCCATTCAACTTATCAATCCGACAGTGGACTTACGTTGTGTCAACTCCAAAACATTAAAGATGGTCATCTTTTCCCGAAGTAG
- the LOC18606535 gene encoding signal peptide peptidase-like 2, whose protein sequence is MDLRSLCRVIFVTALISLVCQPCSVTAGDIVHDDDSAPKKPGCENDFVLVKVQTWVNGIEDAEFVGVGARFGTTIVSKEKNANQRRLILSDPRDCCSPPKNKLANDVIMVDRGNCKFTTKANNAEAAHASAVLIINNQKELYKMVCEPDETDLDIQIPAVMLPQDAGASLEKMLTSNASVLVQLYSPKRPLVDIAEVFLWLMAVGTILCASYWSAWNAREAAIEQDKLLKDALDEIPDTSHVASGGIVDINTTSAVLFVVVASCFLVMLYKLMSYWFVEILVVLFCIGGVEGLQTCLVALLSRWFKHAGESYIKVPFFGALSYLTLAVSPFCIAFAVVWAVYRNVSFAWIGQDILGIALIITVLQIVHVPNLKVGTVLLSCAFLYDIFWVFVSKKLFHESVMIVVARGDKSGEDGIPMLLKIPRMFDPWGGYSIIGFGDILLPGLLIAFSLRYDWLANKTLRAGYFLWAMFAYGLGLLITYVALNLMDGHGQPALLYIVPFTLGTFLTLGRKRGDLRVLWTRGEPERPCPHIQLEHLHSEELSEEK, encoded by the exons ATGGATTTGCGGAGTCTTTGCAGAGTAATCTTTGTAACAGCTCTGATTTCACTTGTCTGTCAGCCATGTTCTGTCACCGCCGGTGATATAGTACACGACGACGATTCAGCTCCCAAGAAGCCCGGTTGTGAGAACGACTTCGTTCTG GTCAAAGTTCAAACTTGGGTTAATGGCATAGAGGATGCTGAGTTTGTCGGTGTAGGTGCCAGATTCGGTACTACCATAGTGTCAAAGGAGAAAAATGCCAACCAAAGACGCCTTATTCTTTCTGACCCTCGTGATTGTTGTAGTCCCCCAAAGAATAAG CTTGCTAATGATGTCATTATGGTGGACCGAGGCAACTGCAAATTCACAACCAAGGCAAATAATGCAGAGGCGGCTCATGCTTCAGCTGTCCTCATTATAAATAATCAGAAAG AACTCTACAAGATGGTATGTGAGCCTGATGAAACAGATCTAGATATACAAATACCTGCTGTCATGCTCCCACAAGATGCTGGTGCAAGCTTGGAGAAAATGTTGACAAGTAATGCATCAG TGTTGGTACAGCTTTACTCTCCAAAGCGACCGCTAGTTGACATAGCCGAAGTGTTTCTATGGTTGATGGCAGTTGGTACCATATTGTGTGCTTCGTATTGGTCTGCATGGAATGCAAGAGAAGCTGCTATCGAACAGGACAAACTATTAAAG GATGCCTTGGATGAAATTCCCGATACCAGTCATGTAGCTTCTGGTGGTATTGTGGACATTAACACTACATCAGCTGTCttatttgttgttgttgcttcTTGTTTCTTGGTTATGCTTTACAAGCTTATGTCATATTGGTTTGTTGAGATCTTGGTGGTTCTTTTCTGCATAGGTGGTGTGGAG GGCCTTCAAACTTGCTTGGTTGCTTTATTGTCAAG GTGGTTCAAGCATGCTGGAGAATCATATATAAAAGTCCCTTTCTTCGGAGCTCTCTCATATCTCACATTGGCTGTTTCGCCTTTCTGCATAGCATTTGCTGTTGTTTGGGCTGTTTACCGCAATGTTTCCTTTGCTTGGATAGGTCAAGATATACTA GGAATTGCACTGATAATCACAGTTCTGCAAATTGTCCATGTACCTAATCTTAAG GTGGGAACAGTTCTACTCAGTTGTGCCTTCTTATATGACATCTTTTGGGTGTTTGTTTCTAAGAAGTTGTTCCATGAAAGTGTGATGATTGTG GTAGCTCGGGGTGATAAAAGTGGAGAGGATGGCATTCCAATGCTACTGAAGATCCCACGAATGTTTGATCCATGGGGTGGTTATAGCATAATAGGATTTGGTGACATCCTCTTACCTGGATTACTGATAGCATTTTCACTCAG GTATGATTGGCTGGCAAACAAGACTCTTCGAGCTGGATATTTCTTGTGGGCAATGTTTGCTTATGGGTTAG GTCTTCTCATTACATACGTGGCACTAAATTTGATGGATGGACATGGTCAACCAGCGCTCCTTTACATTGTCCCTTTTACACTTG GAACCTTTTTGACCCTGGGAAGAAAGAGGGGTGATCTACGAGTTCTCTGGACAAGAGGAGAACCAGAAAGACCCTGCCCCCATATCCAACTCGAACACCTACACAGTGAAGAGTTGAGCGAAGAAAAGTAA
- the LOC18606536 gene encoding aquaporin PIP1-3, whose product MEGKEEDVKLGANKFPERQPIGTSAQTDKDYKEPPPAPLFEPGELKSWSFYRAGIAEFVATFLFLYITILTVMGVSQSKTKCSTVGIQGIAWAFGGMIFALVYCTAGISGGHINPAVTFGLLLARKLSLTRAVFYIIMQCLGAICGAGVVKGFQGDSRYEMLRGGANVVNHGYTKGDGLGAEIIGTFVLVYTVFSATDAKRNARDSHVPILAPLPIGFAVFLVHLATIPITGTGINPARSLGAAVIYNKDHAWDDHWIFWVGPFIGAALAAIYHQIIIRAIPFKARA is encoded by the exons atggagggCAAAGAGGAGGATGTTAAGCTAGGAGCAAACAAGTTCCCAGAGAGGCAACCTATTGGGACATCAGCCCAGACAGACAAGGACTACAAGGAGCCACCACCAGCACCATTATTCGAGCCTGGTGAACTCAAGTCATGGTCTTTTTACAGAGCTGGCATTGCAGAGTTTGTGGCCACTTTCTTGTTCCTTTACATCACCATCTTGACTGTCATGGGTGTGTCTCAGTCTAAGACCAAGTGCAGTACTGTGGGTATTCAAGGCATTGCTTGGGCCTTTGGAGGCATGATCTTTGCTCTTGTCTACTGCACTGCTGGCATTTCAG GTGGACACATCAACCCAGCTGTGACCTTTGGGTTGTTACTAGCAAGGAAGCTGTCCCTTACGAGGGCAGTcttctacatcatcatgcagTGCCTTGGTGCCATCTGTGGAGCTGGTGTAGTCAAGGGATTCCAAGGAGACAGCCGATATGAGATGTTGCGTGGTGGAGCTAACGTTGTGAACCATGGCTACACCAAGGGTGATGGTCTTGGTGCTGAGATCATTGGCACTTTTGTTCTTGTCTACACCGTCTTCTCTGCTACTGATGCCAAGAGAAACGCCAGAGACTCTCATGTTCCT ATTTTGGCTCCCCTTCCCATTGGGTTTGCAGTGTTCTTGGTTCATTTGGCCACCATTCCCATCACTGGAACAGGTATTAACCCAGCCAGGAGCCTTGGAGCTGCCGTCATATACAACAAAGACCACGCATGGGATGACCAT TGGATTTTCTGGGTTGGGCCCTTCATTGGAGCTGCGCTTGCTGCAATTTACCACCAGATAATCATCAGGGCTATTCCTTTCAAGGCCAGAGCCTGA
- the LOC18606538 gene encoding short-chain dehydrogenase TIC 32, chloroplastic, which produces MWIFGWKGPSGFSASSTAEEVTRGIDGTGLTAIVTGASSGIGVETTRVLALRGVHVVMAVRNVDAGRNVKEAILKELPGATIDVMELDLSSLASVRKFASEYQSSSLPLNLLINNAGVMATPFMLSHDNIELQFATNHLGHFLLTNLLLETMKNTARESSREGRIVNLSSEGHRIVYREGIRFDKINDESGYFSWLAYGQSKLSNILHAKELARRLKEEGVEITANSVHPGAIMTNLMRHHGFINSIGHMLGKYFLKNIPQGAATTCYVALHPQVKGVSGEYFMDSNIGNPSSKAKDADLAKRLWDFSLTLTNTK; this is translated from the exons ATGTGGATTTTCGGGTGGAAAGGACCATCTGGGTTCTCTGCTTCTTCTACAGCAGAGGAAGTTACTCGAGGGATTGATGGAACTGGTCTCACTGCCATTGTtacag GAGCATCAAGTGGTATTGGTGTAGAGACAACACGTGTTCTTGCATTGCGTGGTGTCCATGTGGTTATGGCAGTAAGGAATGTGGATGCTGGTAGGAATGTCAAAGAAGCAATACTCAAAGAATTACCTGGTGCTACGATTGATGTGATGGAATTAGATCTGAGCTCATTGGCATCAGTAAGGAAATTTGCATCAGAATATCAGTCCTCAAGTCTTCCCTTAAATCTCCTCAT CAACAATGCAGGGGTTATGGCAACTCCTTTCATGTTATCCCATGACAACATAGAACTGCAGTTTGCGACGAATCATTTAG gtcattttcttttaacaaATCTTTTGTTGGAGACTATGAAAAACACAGCACGGGAAAGCAGCAGAGAAGGAAGGATTGTAAATTTATCTTCAGAAGGTCACCGGATTGTGTATCGTGAAGGAATTCGTTTCGATAAAATCAATGATGAATCAGG ATACTTTAGTTGGCTTGCTTATGGGCAGTCAAAGCTTTCGAACATATTGCATGCTAAGGAGCTTGCTAGGCGCCTGAAG GAAGAAGGGGTGGAGATTACTGCAAATTCAGTTCATCCGGGAGCAATTATGACCAATCTTATGCGCCACCATGGTTTTATTAACA GCATTGGCCATATGCTTGGCAAATATTTCCTAAAAAATATTCCACAG GGAGCTGCCACTACATGCTACGTGGCCTTACATCCACAAGTTAAAGGTGTTAGCGGAGAATATTTTATGGACAGCAACATAGGCAATCCAAGCTCTAAGGCTAAAGACGCAGACTTGGCAAAAAGGCTATGGGACTTCAGCTTGACCTTGACCAATACCAAGTAG